One stretch of Balneola sp. MJW-20 DNA includes these proteins:
- a CDS encoding acyl-CoA carboxylase subunit beta, with amino-acid sequence MGNNPKVERLQKLREDALKGGGEARIKKQHDKGKLTARERIDLLLDKGSFEEVDKFVTHRSSAFGLDKQQILGDGVVTGYGTIHGRPVYVFSQDFTVFGGSLSETHAEKICKIMDLAMKNGVPLIGLNDSGGARIQEGVSSLGGYAEVFWRNSMASGVIPQISAIMGPCAGGAVYSPALTDFIYMVENTSYMFVTGPNVVKTVTHEEVTSEELGGASTHSTKSGVSHFSVPNDAVCLQDIRTLMNYIPQNCEEKVPRMDPKDPDGSKAKALDDLVPLNPNKPYDIHEVIQGVMDKDSFYEVHKDYADNIVVGFARLDGRTVGIVANQPLSLAGVLDIDASLKGARFVRFCDAFNIPLVVFEDVPGFLPGTDQEWNGIIKHGAKLLYAFCEATVPKMTVITRKAYGGAYDVMNSKHIRADYNVAWPTAEIAVMGTKGAVEIIFRKEIAKADDPEAKQKELEDEYSENFAHPYLAAGRGYIDDVILPSETRHKLIKALELCENKVDSVPKKKHDNLPL; translated from the coding sequence ATGGGAAATAATCCAAAAGTCGAACGCCTGCAGAAACTAAGAGAAGACGCACTTAAAGGCGGAGGCGAAGCCCGGATCAAAAAACAACATGATAAAGGTAAGTTAACTGCTCGGGAACGTATCGATCTGCTGCTTGATAAAGGTTCTTTTGAAGAGGTCGACAAATTTGTGACACACCGCAGTTCGGCTTTTGGACTTGATAAACAACAGATTCTGGGTGATGGCGTGGTGACCGGTTACGGTACCATCCATGGTCGTCCGGTCTATGTATTCAGCCAGGATTTTACGGTATTCGGGGGGTCCCTTTCCGAGACCCACGCAGAGAAGATCTGTAAGATCATGGATCTGGCCATGAAGAACGGGGTGCCGTTGATTGGATTGAATGACTCAGGAGGAGCCCGAATTCAGGAAGGTGTTTCTTCTCTGGGAGGATATGCGGAGGTATTCTGGAGAAACAGTATGGCATCCGGTGTGATCCCTCAGATCTCAGCAATCATGGGACCTTGTGCAGGAGGGGCGGTTTACAGCCCGGCGCTTACGGATTTTATTTATATGGTGGAGAATACATCATACATGTTTGTCACCGGTCCTAATGTGGTGAAGACTGTGACCCATGAAGAAGTTACCTCCGAAGAGCTGGGAGGAGCATCCACACACTCTACCAAATCGGGAGTGTCTCATTTTTCAGTCCCTAACGATGCTGTCTGTTTGCAGGATATCCGTACCCTGATGAATTACATACCTCAGAACTGCGAGGAAAAAGTGCCGAGAATGGATCCTAAAGATCCGGACGGATCCAAAGCAAAAGCACTGGACGACCTGGTTCCGCTCAACCCTAATAAGCCTTATGATATTCACGAGGTGATCCAGGGGGTAATGGATAAGGATTCTTTTTACGAAGTACATAAAGATTATGCAGATAATATTGTCGTAGGGTTTGCACGACTAGATGGCCGTACGGTCGGTATCGTTGCTAATCAGCCGCTTTCCTTAGCCGGCGTACTTGATATTGATGCATCCCTGAAAGGGGCACGATTTGTGCGTTTCTGTGATGCGTTTAACATTCCTTTAGTCGTATTTGAAGATGTGCCGGGATTCCTGCCCGGAACCGATCAGGAATGGAACGGGATCATCAAGCACGGAGCTAAACTGCTGTACGCGTTTTGTGAAGCGACCGTACCTAAGATGACGGTGATCACCCGTAAAGCTTATGGAGGCGCATATGATGTGATGAACTCAAAGCATATCCGTGCCGATTACAATGTGGCTTGGCCAACGGCTGAGATCGCGGTTATGGGAACCAAAGGCGCTGTTGAGATCATCTTCCGAAAGGAAATAGCCAAGGCTGATGATCCTGAAGCCAAGCAGAAAGAACTTGAAGATGAGTACAGTGAAAACTTTGCGCACCCTTATCTGGCTGCCGGTCGCGGGTACATCGACGATGTGATTCTCCCGTCTGAAACACGACATAAGCTCATTAAAGCACTGGAGCTATGTGAAAATAAAGTGGATTCAGTACCTAAGAAAAAGCACGATAATCTGCCTTTATAG
- a CDS encoding ATP-binding cassette domain-containing protein, protein MISISVQDLTKYYNTKVIFEGLSFQKNKGIVGISGPNGSGKSTLLKCMAYLLRPKRGTVDYYENDSLLDKEDVKNRIGYVAPYINLYEELTVMENARFISELTGTDLTDQSLKQLLKDLQLSELMSKPFGKLSTGQQQRTKIAVAMIRKPAILMLDEPGSNLDISGLTMLNELILKTKEKGALVILASNDERELSICDHIIDLRQMEPLN, encoded by the coding sequence ATGATATCGATCAGTGTACAGGATCTTACTAAGTACTATAATACCAAAGTTATATTTGAAGGGCTATCCTTTCAAAAGAATAAGGGTATTGTAGGAATATCCGGACCCAATGGCAGCGGAAAGTCTACTCTGTTGAAATGCATGGCCTATCTTCTGCGCCCGAAAAGAGGTACAGTGGATTATTATGAGAATGACTCCCTTTTAGACAAAGAGGATGTTAAAAACCGCATCGGATATGTTGCTCCTTACATCAATCTGTATGAAGAGCTGACGGTCATGGAAAATGCACGTTTCATTAGTGAACTCACCGGTACAGATTTGACGGATCAAAGCTTAAAGCAATTGCTGAAAGATCTGCAGCTTAGCGAACTGATGAGTAAACCCTTTGGAAAACTATCTACCGGTCAGCAGCAGAGAACAAAGATCGCTGTAGCTATGATCCGGAAACCCGCTATTCTGATGCTGGACGAACCGGGCTCTAACCTGGATATTTCCGGACTTACGATGCTGAATGAGCTAATATTGAAGACCAAAGAAAAAGGTGCATTGGTAATACTGGCATCTAATGACGAAAGGGAACTCAGTATCTGCGATCATATCATCGACTTAAGACAAATGGAACCCCTCAACTAA
- a CDS encoding aminopeptidase — MISQHDQKLAKLILEHSTELKKGENVMVQLIGLNGIDLMRALIGQIREAGAHPFVKIEDTEVQRMLIENGDEGFWKNQAKVDQLPLMKQMDVFIGIRASQNIYETSMASKEANKAYSEHFLRPVHFDERVNNTKWCIMRYPSPAFAMNAKLPTDKFTEFYYKACLVDYPQLAEAMKPLEKRLRATDEIHLKGEGTDIRFSVKGQNWIPCYGRHNIPDGELFSSPVLDSVNGHITYAPSVYQGKPFEFVKLIVEDGVVVDFDSSNNDALKDILDTDEGARRFGEFSFGLNPVIESPMYDILFDEKIYGSNHLTLGKDYEVAPNGNHSNIHWDLVCIGADVYLDGELIRKGRKFVADDLKGLNPENLV; from the coding sequence ATGATCTCACAACACGACCAGAAACTTGCAAAACTGATCTTAGAACACAGTACCGAACTCAAAAAAGGTGAGAACGTGATGGTACAGCTGATTGGTCTGAATGGCATCGACCTGATGCGGGCCCTGATCGGACAGATCCGTGAGGCAGGAGCACACCCCTTTGTAAAGATCGAAGATACCGAAGTGCAGCGCATGCTGATCGAGAACGGAGATGAGGGTTTCTGGAAAAATCAGGCAAAAGTAGATCAGCTTCCTCTCATGAAGCAAATGGATGTCTTTATCGGGATCAGAGCCTCCCAGAATATCTATGAGACCTCGATGGCTTCAAAGGAAGCAAACAAGGCCTATTCGGAGCACTTTCTCAGACCGGTTCACTTTGATGAGCGCGTAAATAATACCAAATGGTGCATTATGCGCTATCCCTCCCCTGCATTTGCCATGAATGCAAAATTACCCACTGATAAATTCACTGAGTTCTATTATAAAGCTTGTCTGGTAGACTACCCGCAACTGGCTGAAGCAATGAAACCGCTTGAAAAAAGATTAAGAGCCACAGACGAGATCCACCTCAAGGGTGAGGGTACTGATATCCGCTTCTCTGTTAAAGGGCAGAACTGGATCCCTTGTTACGGGCGCCATAATATTCCCGATGGTGAACTTTTCTCATCTCCGGTACTGGATTCCGTTAACGGGCATATTACCTATGCTCCTTCTGTATATCAGGGCAAACCTTTTGAGTTCGTTAAACTGATCGTCGAAGACGGAGTAGTGGTGGACTTTGATTCATCCAATAATGATGCCTTAAAAGATATCCTTGATACCGACGAGGGTGCAAGACGTTTCGGGGAGTTCAGTTTCGGCCTGAATCCGGTGATCGAAAGCCCTATGTACGATATCTTATTTGATGAAAAGATCTATGGCTCTAATCACCTGACCCTAGGTAAAGACTATGAAGTGGCACCGAACGGAAATCACAGTAACATCCACTGGGACCTGGTATGTATAGGTGCTGATGTTTACCTCGATGGTGAACTCATCCGTAAAGGAAGAAAATTTGTAGCCGATGATCTGAAAGGACTTAATCCGGAGAACCTTGTCTAG
- a CDS encoding VOC family protein — translation MKRRVTGIGGVFLKAKDPEKTKQWYHTHLGIKSGPYGGTFEWRHTSDKERKGYTAWSIFDENTDYTNPSSKDAMINYRVENLEELLSALKEEGVEIVGKMESYEYGKFGWIMDPNGYKIELWEPNDDVYEDMGGDPNLSA, via the coding sequence ATGAAACGTCGTGTAACGGGTATTGGAGGAGTCTTCCTCAAAGCAAAGGATCCTGAAAAAACAAAACAATGGTATCATACACATTTGGGAATTAAATCAGGACCCTATGGCGGAACTTTTGAATGGCGTCATACCTCTGACAAGGAACGGAAAGGATATACCGCCTGGAGCATCTTTGATGAAAACACGGACTATACAAATCCGAGCTCTAAAGACGCTATGATCAACTACCGGGTTGAAAACCTGGAAGAACTTCTATCTGCACTGAAAGAAGAAGGAGTTGAGATCGTAGGGAAAATGGAAAGCTACGAATACGGTAAGTTCGGTTGGATCATGGATCCGAATGGATATAAGATAGAGCTCTGGGAGCCTAATGATGATGTATACGAGGATATGGGCGGAGACCCGAATCTTAGTGCTTAA
- a CDS encoding M14 family metallopeptidase, with the protein MKKLFLFLIAISSTMNISAQWTEDIVTTAELSNYQSTSTYADVMDVINGLQQRSELISVEYMGQSPEGKNIPLVIMSDPAISTPEQAKASGKPVIYIQGNIHAGEVEGKEVLQILMREILLGDKKYLLEDQILVFAPIYNTDSNDKMEEGRRRSQEDSPREVGMRSNSQGLDLNRDGIKMEADETKALIENVILRWDPELLVDLHTTNGTWHGYSLTWAPSYHYAGEKAPYDLTWNDMLPQVTKNVKEKFDVYLGPYGGYSLRQGWPPEAIYTYNHHPRYIVNQMGLRNKMGILSEAFAHERFYERIRSTYAFVHEILEYTSKNGRMMMRINQQAEEEAIRKVREEAGSFTKGVRFRMVPMDNDFTLRTYEYESYTDEAGEDRFFRKGQIIEIPGVKNYSRFEATAESRVPRAYLIPKEYRSVVEHIRSQGAEVKTLKRRTTIDAEVFIATEFTLSPRVFEGHNMATVEGKFRSAETAFEAGDYIVDMAQPLTNLIFYTLEPKSDDGLVTWNFFDEVFNPLNGQRDEVEYPVYKVYNLEGLTF; encoded by the coding sequence ATGAAAAAGCTTTTTCTGTTTCTGATCGCAATATCGAGCACCATGAATATCAGTGCGCAGTGGACTGAAGATATTGTTACCACCGCTGAACTAAGTAATTATCAGTCTACTTCCACTTATGCGGATGTAATGGATGTGATCAACGGATTGCAGCAGCGGTCGGAACTGATCAGTGTGGAATATATGGGGCAGAGTCCGGAGGGAAAAAATATACCGCTGGTCATAATGTCCGATCCGGCGATTAGCACACCGGAACAGGCTAAAGCTTCCGGAAAACCGGTTATCTATATTCAGGGGAATATTCATGCAGGCGAAGTGGAAGGGAAAGAAGTACTACAGATCCTGATGAGGGAGATCCTGCTTGGAGACAAAAAATATCTGCTGGAGGATCAGATACTGGTATTTGCTCCGATCTATAACACCGATTCCAATGACAAAATGGAAGAGGGAAGAAGGCGATCACAGGAAGATAGTCCCAGAGAAGTGGGAATGCGTTCAAACAGTCAGGGGCTGGACCTGAACAGGGACGGGATCAAAATGGAGGCTGACGAAACAAAGGCTCTGATCGAGAATGTTATTCTTAGATGGGACCCTGAACTGCTGGTTGATCTTCATACCACCAACGGAACCTGGCATGGGTATTCACTGACCTGGGCCCCCAGTTATCACTATGCGGGTGAGAAGGCACCCTACGATCTGACCTGGAATGATATGCTTCCGCAAGTGACAAAGAATGTCAAAGAGAAGTTTGATGTGTACCTGGGACCCTACGGAGGATACAGTTTACGGCAGGGGTGGCCACCGGAAGCGATCTATACTTATAATCATCATCCTCGATATATAGTAAATCAGATGGGGCTGCGGAATAAAATGGGGATCCTCAGTGAAGCCTTCGCTCATGAGCGGTTCTATGAGCGTATCCGGTCTACTTATGCCTTTGTGCATGAAATCCTTGAATACACCAGCAAAAACGGGCGTATGATGATGAGGATCAATCAGCAAGCCGAAGAAGAGGCCATCCGTAAAGTGAGAGAAGAGGCCGGCTCATTTACAAAGGGAGTCCGGTTCAGAATGGTGCCGATGGACAATGATTTTACACTCAGAACGTATGAATATGAATCATACACCGATGAAGCCGGCGAAGATCGATTCTTTAGAAAAGGGCAGATCATTGAGATTCCTGGAGTTAAAAATTACAGCCGCTTTGAGGCTACCGCTGAATCCAGAGTCCCCAGGGCATATCTGATCCCAAAGGAATACCGATCTGTTGTTGAACATATCAGGAGTCAGGGTGCCGAAGTGAAAACCCTCAAACGCAGGACAACCATCGATGCAGAAGTATTTATAGCAACGGAATTTACCTTAAGTCCACGGGTATTCGAAGGACATAACATGGCGACAGTAGAGGGTAAATTCCGCTCTGCTGAGACAGCTTTTGAAGCCGGAGATTACATCGTTGATATGGCTCAGCCGCTTACCAACCTAATTTTCTATACACTGGAGCCAAAATCAGATGATGGACTGGTAACCTGGAATTTCTTTGACGAGGTATTCAATCCGCTGAACGGGCAACGTGATGAAGTTGAGTATCCGGTTTATAAGGTATATAACCTGGAGGGACTCACCTTTTAG
- the clpB gene encoding ATP-dependent chaperone ClpB has translation MNLNKLTLKAQEAVQKAVELAQSNNNQAVEPAHILNAFLSDEESIVNTLISKLGAQSSTLRKLAEDVISRLPNVQGASVSGQYLSNTAKELFDAAQKEATKLGDEYISSEHILMGLVDGKGEIADGLKKQGVTKENILKVLKDVRGNQTVDDPNAESRYGALKKYARDLNELAEKNKLDPVIGRDSEIRRVMQILARRTKNNPVLIGEPGVGKTAIAEGMALRIVRGDVPEGLKSKRIVALDMGALVAGTKFRGEFEERLKAVVKDVTDSDGEIILFIDEIHTLVGAGATEGAMDAANILKPALARGELHAIGATTLDEYRKYIEKDKALERRLQTVIVGEPSVEDTVSILRGLQERYEVHHGVRITDSAIVAAAELSHRYIADRFLPDKAIDLIDEAASRLRLQIDSLPEELDAVERQIRQLEIEREALKREKDQSKIKGIEKELADLEETRKSMRVQWEQERDTIQRARELKQAIETSRNEADKAERQGNYEKVAELRYGTIAKLEKDLEDTKEKLDEMQQKKSLLKEEVDAEDIADIVARWTGIPVKKMLQSERQKLLLLEDELHKRVVGQDKAIEAVANAVRRSRAGLQDEAKPIGSFFFLGSTGVGKTELARSLAEFLFNDEHAMIRIDMSEYMEKHSVSRLVGAPPGYVGYDEGGQLTEAVRRHPYSVILLDEIEKAHPDVFNILLQVLDEGRLTDNKGVTVDFKNTIIIMTSNIGSHLISNEIEKSGGELSDEKYQELQNKLIDQLKQTIRPEFLNRVDDTIVFHPLGREHIREIVDIQLRRVHEMLLKQQIRLDVPDTVKDWLAARGYDPVYGARPLKRVIQQNITNKLATMLLSREQEGPVEYEATIQNDEIQFAEVVEDVEAWAEEA, from the coding sequence ATGAATTTGAATAAACTGACTTTAAAAGCACAGGAAGCAGTACAGAAGGCCGTAGAGCTGGCCCAGTCGAACAATAATCAGGCTGTGGAACCGGCTCATATTTTAAATGCTTTTCTGTCGGATGAAGAAAGCATAGTTAACACGCTGATCAGCAAGCTAGGAGCGCAAAGTTCAACGCTCAGGAAATTAGCTGAGGATGTGATCAGTCGTCTGCCTAACGTGCAGGGGGCATCCGTTTCCGGGCAATATCTCTCAAATACTGCAAAAGAATTATTTGATGCAGCTCAAAAAGAAGCTACTAAACTGGGGGATGAATACATCAGTTCAGAACATATTCTGATGGGACTGGTTGATGGCAAAGGGGAGATAGCCGACGGTCTTAAAAAACAAGGAGTGACCAAAGAGAATATCTTAAAAGTCCTCAAAGATGTAAGAGGTAATCAGACCGTGGACGATCCGAATGCTGAAAGCAGGTACGGAGCTTTAAAAAAATATGCCCGTGACCTGAATGAGCTGGCTGAAAAAAATAAGCTGGACCCGGTTATCGGCCGGGACAGTGAGATCCGCCGGGTCATGCAGATATTGGCCCGCCGTACAAAGAATAATCCGGTGCTGATCGGTGAGCCGGGTGTTGGTAAGACCGCTATTGCTGAAGGAATGGCCCTGCGAATTGTCCGAGGTGATGTACCGGAAGGACTCAAATCCAAGCGTATTGTGGCTCTGGATATGGGAGCACTGGTAGCAGGGACCAAATTCCGGGGCGAATTCGAAGAGCGCCTTAAAGCCGTTGTTAAAGATGTGACTGATTCCGATGGAGAGATTATTCTCTTTATTGATGAGATCCATACCCTGGTAGGTGCCGGGGCAACGGAAGGAGCTATGGATGCGGCAAATATTCTGAAACCGGCACTGGCACGCGGTGAGCTTCACGCGATCGGAGCAACCACGCTGGATGAATACCGAAAGTATATAGAGAAAGATAAAGCCCTCGAAAGAAGGCTGCAGACTGTAATTGTGGGTGAACCCTCCGTTGAAGACACTGTATCCATTCTTCGCGGATTGCAGGAAAGATATGAAGTACACCATGGTGTGCGAATCACGGACAGCGCTATTGTAGCCGCCGCTGAATTATCTCACCGATATATTGCCGATCGTTTTCTTCCTGACAAGGCCATTGACCTTATTGATGAAGCTGCATCAAGATTGCGATTGCAGATCGATTCCCTGCCCGAAGAACTGGATGCCGTTGAGCGTCAGATCCGACAGCTGGAGATCGAGCGTGAAGCACTGAAGCGAGAGAAAGATCAGTCGAAGATCAAAGGAATAGAAAAAGAGCTGGCTGATCTTGAGGAGACCCGGAAATCCATGAGGGTACAGTGGGAACAAGAACGAGATACTATACAGAGAGCCCGCGAGCTTAAGCAGGCTATTGAAACCTCAAGAAATGAAGCCGATAAAGCCGAGCGTCAGGGTAATTATGAAAAGGTTGCTGAGCTGCGATACGGAACCATCGCTAAACTGGAAAAAGATCTAGAAGATACCAAAGAGAAGCTGGATGAGATGCAGCAGAAGAAATCTCTGCTGAAAGAAGAAGTGGATGCGGAAGACATCGCAGATATTGTAGCTCGCTGGACCGGGATCCCGGTTAAAAAGATGCTTCAAAGCGAAAGACAAAAACTGCTGCTGCTTGAAGATGAACTTCACAAAAGAGTAGTGGGTCAGGATAAAGCGATTGAAGCGGTTGCCAACGCTGTAAGAAGATCCAGGGCAGGACTGCAGGATGAAGCCAAACCTATCGGCTCTTTCTTCTTCCTGGGTTCAACCGGTGTAGGTAAGACTGAACTGGCTCGTTCACTGGCAGAATTTCTGTTCAATGACGAGCACGCGATGATCCGTATCGATATGAGTGAATACATGGAGAAGCATAGTGTAAGCAGGCTGGTCGGAGCGCCTCCGGGTTACGTCGGATATGATGAAGGCGGACAGCTGACCGAAGCCGTCAGAAGACATCCGTACTCGGTTATACTGCTGGATGAGATCGAGAAAGCACATCCGGATGTTTTTAATATCCTGCTGCAGGTACTGGATGAAGGCAGACTCACCGATAATAAAGGCGTAACAGTCGATTTCAAGAATACAATCATCATTATGACCAGTAATATCGGAAGTCATCTGATCTCTAATGAGATCGAGAAGTCCGGTGGTGAGCTGAGTGATGAGAAATATCAGGAACTGCAGAACAAGCTGATCGACCAGCTTAAGCAGACCATTCGTCCTGAATTCCTGAACCGGGTGGATGATACCATAGTGTTCCATCCGCTTGGAAGAGAGCACATACGCGAGATCGTGGATATTCAGTTACGCCGGGTACACGAAATGCTGTTAAAACAACAGATCAGGCTGGATGTACCGGATACCGTTAAAGACTGGCTTGCAGCCAGAGGATATGATCCGGTTTATGGTGCCAGACCGCTAAAAAGAGTGATCCAGCAAAATATCACCAATAAACTGGCTACCATGCTGCTTAGCAGAGAGCAGGAAGGTCCGGTGGAATACGAGGCTACTATACAGAACGATGAGATACAGTTCGCCGAGGTAGTAGAAGACGTGGAAGCCTGGGCTGAGGAAGCGTAA
- a CDS encoding Do family serine endopeptidase, translated as MRNSIKNTFGIAAAILMLLGVNVVTEDANIRLPDYKLDSEVTRAENRSLNTLKDFNDAIVDIAEKTNPAVVTIKTEKTTQVNQRIPDVFQRFFDMPENGGTREYTRRGLGSGVVVSDDGYIITNNHVVEGTDEITVGLYNGDEVSARIIGRDPQTDIAVIKVEDTGDLQSIKIGNSDNASVGSFVLAIGSPLDENLAHTVSYGIVSARGRNIGIIRDESGNPYGYEDFIQTDAAINPGNSGGALIDMNGELVGINSAIASRSGGNDGIGFAIPINLAKRIMDDLIDDGVVSRGYLGLGWAGNVDRTMAQALGLKDTRGFLVGEIVDGEAADRAGIEENDIVVGLDGEPVKSFISFRSSIAGKRPGDRIILTVIRDGKEKDITVTLGALEDGATAENPAVENEDMEELLGFNVTELTEDIKNQLELSPNTNGVVVNRISESSNAAERGLIRGAVISEVKGSKDRNATKINSVEDFYNAIDKIRNNDDDLILLTTIFGNRKQFVAFEL; from the coding sequence ATGAGAAATTCGATCAAGAATACATTCGGTATCGCAGCCGCTATTCTTATGCTGCTGGGAGTAAATGTGGTAACGGAAGATGCAAATATCCGTCTTCCTGATTACAAATTAGATTCAGAAGTGACCAGGGCAGAAAACAGGTCTCTGAATACCCTGAAAGACTTTAATGATGCGATCGTAGATATAGCGGAGAAGACGAATCCCGCTGTTGTTACGATCAAGACGGAGAAAACTACACAGGTTAACCAAAGGATCCCGGATGTATTCCAGCGATTCTTTGACATGCCTGAAAACGGCGGAACAAGAGAATATACGCGTAGGGGACTTGGCTCAGGTGTAGTGGTATCTGATGATGGATATATCATTACCAACAACCATGTTGTTGAGGGAACAGATGAAATAACCGTGGGACTATATAATGGTGATGAAGTTAGCGCAAGGATCATTGGTCGTGATCCACAAACTGATATCGCGGTGATCAAAGTTGAAGATACCGGTGATCTTCAGTCCATAAAGATCGGAAACAGTGATAATGCGAGTGTTGGCTCTTTTGTACTGGCAATCGGTTCACCGCTGGATGAAAATCTTGCCCACACCGTATCCTATGGAATTGTATCGGCCCGGGGAAGAAATATTGGGATCATTCGTGATGAATCCGGAAATCCTTACGGATACGAAGATTTTATTCAGACCGACGCTGCGATCAATCCGGGCAATTCGGGTGGTGCACTTATAGACATGAACGGAGAGCTGGTAGGCATTAACTCAGCGATTGCATCCCGTTCCGGCGGAAACGACGGTATCGGATTTGCTATTCCCATTAACCTTGCCAAGAGGATCATGGATGATCTGATCGATGACGGTGTTGTATCAAGAGGATATCTGGGACTGGGTTGGGCCGGCAATGTGGACCGTACGATGGCTCAGGCACTTGGTCTCAAAGATACACGGGGATTTCTGGTAGGTGAGATCGTTGACGGCGAAGCAGCAGACAGAGCAGGAATAGAAGAAAATGATATCGTGGTCGGACTGGATGGTGAGCCTGTTAAAAGCTTCATCAGCTTCAGATCCAGCATCGCCGGTAAAAGACCCGGAGACCGTATAATTCTGACTGTGATCAGAGATGGAAAAGAAAAAGATATAACCGTAACTTTAGGTGCATTAGAGGACGGTGCAACAGCAGAAAATCCTGCTGTCGAAAATGAAGACATGGAAGAACTGCTTGGTTTTAACGTAACCGAGCTAACGGAGGACATAAAAAATCAACTGGAACTCTCTCCTAATACTAACGGCGTTGTAGTTAACAGAATATCTGAATCCTCCAATGCAGCTGAAAGAGGATTGATCAGAGGCGCTGTTATCTCAGAAGTAAAAGGAAGTAAGGACCGCAACGCAACAAAGATAAATAGCGTTGAGGATTTCTATAATGCTATAGACAAAATCCGTAATAATGATGACGACCTGATTTTATTAACAACAATTTTTGGAAACCGGAAACAATTTGTCGCATTCGAACTATAA
- a CDS encoding Hsp20/alpha crystallin family protein has protein sequence MALIKYSRPNTDLFSKTFNDIVDEFFSEQNYRRDSFIPSVDISEDEKQFTISAALPGMKKDDITIDLENGRLTISGERKMEAEDNGRNYHRVESQFGSFSRSFYLPDTIDEDTVKASYEDGVLNITIEKSKQKVKKQIEIK, from the coding sequence ATGGCACTTATTAAATATAGCAGACCCAACACTGATCTCTTTTCAAAGACATTTAATGATATAGTAGATGAGTTCTTTTCAGAGCAAAATTATAGAAGAGATTCATTTATCCCTTCAGTAGATATCTCTGAAGACGAAAAACAATTCACGATCTCTGCTGCTCTTCCCGGTATGAAGAAGGACGATATCACTATCGATCTGGAAAACGGAAGACTGACGATCAGCGGTGAAAGAAAAATGGAAGCGGAAGATAATGGCAGAAATTATCACCGGGTGGAGAGCCAGTTTGGTTCATTCAGTCGATCGTTCTACCTGCCGGATACCATTGATGAGGATACCGTGAAAGCGAGTTACGAAGATGGTGTATTGAATATCACTATTGAAAAGAGCAAACAGAAGGTTAAAAAGCAGATCGAGATCAAATAA